AGGCGTGCATCCCCGGCAAGCTGGAGCCCGACCTCTACTACGAGGCGCTGGCAAGAGAACTCATAAGACGCATACAGGTGATGAGAAAAGAGGCCGGGCTGGACATCGGAGACACGATCAGAGTTGTGGTGGACACCAGCTCAGCCGACGTCAAAGAAGCCGTAAGCCGCTACAGAGACTACATCGCCCGCGAGACAAGGGCCGTAGAGGTGGCGATCGGCGAGGCTAAAAACGGGCGCAGGTGGGACATCTCCGGAGAAGAGGTCAACATAGAGGTGCAAAAGGCTTGATCAGCTGGGTAGGGGCGTCCTCATCTGTCGGCGTCGGCGAAGAACCACCGCATCACACCCACTCTAAATCTCCTTATTAAAAACTCAGCGCTGCATACCCCGCCCACCGATCGCCAGCGGTCTTACTCATCACCCACTCCACACGTCTACTAGGTTTTAGTAAATTTTCTTTAATAAGGGTGTTTAGACCCGGGCTAATGAAATACGCCTATGCTGGCCTCGTCTTGGTGGTTGCGGTCTTTGCGTACCTGGCCTACACGGTGGCGCAGTTGCCTGGCTCCGACGGGTTGCCGGGCGGGCCGGGGTACATCTCTGACGAGGTTTGGTATGTGACCTCGGCGAGAAATTTGCTACACGACTTTTTCAGGTCAACTGCTAATTCGCCATATTTCACAACAACTACAAACTGCCTCACTAATGAGAGCAGGATTGTCAAGGAGTATACGAAGATAGATGCGGTTACTGTCGAGGGTGGAGTTGCGTGTTATTTGAGGAGGGGGTTTCCCTATCCCGACAAGGAGGGTATCCTTAGCTACTACAACCTGGAGCACCCGCCCCTAGCCAAGTACGTGATCGCCGCCGTTGAGGCTGTGAGGGATGAGCCTCTGTTTTGGAGGTTGCCGTCTATCGTCCTGGGTTCTCTGACCTTGGTGTTTGTGTTTCTGGCGGCTAGGCGGGTGGCCGGCGAGCTGTACGCGTTGATAGCCGCCGCGCTTATGCTTTTTGACAACACCTTTAGAGCGATGGCTGGCATCGCCATGCTGGACGTGTACCTCGGCTTCTTCACAGCGTTGCTGGCCTATCTCTACCTCTCCGGCAGGCTCCTGGGGACGGGGGCCGCCCTTGGGCTAGCCGCCTCTGTCAAGTACTCGGGCGCCTTCCCCATCTTTGGGCTGGCCTACCTCCTGGCGAGGCGCGGCGTTAGGAACTTCGCGGCGGTGCTTTTAATGGCCGTCTCCGTCTTCCTCATTGTCAATATGCCGATAGCGGGAGGGCTGGGGTTGGAGAGGTGGGTCAGGGAGATCCTCGGCGCCTTGTCTTGGCACACCACATCTAGGCCTCCTGGCCCGACGGCGTCTAGTCCGCTGGACTGGCTGATTATGCAGAACAGCTTCGCCCTCTACATAAACCCCGATATCTACGCCAGCGGCACGCCGGCCTACTTAATAGCGCTGATCTACAGTTTGTATAGGAGGGATGACGTGTCTATCCTCTACCTCTCTACCTACGGCGGCTACTGGCTTGTGTACCTCGCGGGGAACCACACCCTCTACAGCTTCTACACGGCGCACTTCACCCCCCTGGCCCATATAGTGCTGGCGAGGCTCTTCGCAGACTTGTCTAAAAAGACTTAGCCTGCTGCTTCGAGGCCTCGGTGTGGATGCGGCTCAGCCTCTCGTATATGTCCA
The sequence above is drawn from the Pyrobaculum ferrireducens genome and encodes:
- a CDS encoding phospholipid carrier-dependent glycosyltransferase, whose product is MKYAYAGLVLVVAVFAYLAYTVAQLPGSDGLPGGPGYISDEVWYVTSARNLLHDFFRSTANSPYFTTTTNCLTNESRIVKEYTKIDAVTVEGGVACYLRRGFPYPDKEGILSYYNLEHPPLAKYVIAAVEAVRDEPLFWRLPSIVLGSLTLVFVFLAARRVAGELYALIAAALMLFDNTFRAMAGIAMLDVYLGFFTALLAYLYLSGRLLGTGAALGLAASVKYSGAFPIFGLAYLLARRGVRNFAAVLLMAVSVFLIVNMPIAGGLGLERWVREILGALSWHTTSRPPGPTASSPLDWLIMQNSFALYINPDIYASGTPAYLIALIYSLYRRDDVSILYLSTYGGYWLVYLAGNHTLYSFYTAHFTPLAHIVLARLFADLSKKT